DNA sequence from the Pseudobacteroides sp. genome:
CTTTTTATGTCACCGAAGAATCCCTGCTAATTTTCGTAAATATCTTTTGCGGAATCTAGCAATTTTATTGCGGTATCATACAATATACTGTACCTCATATACTCAACTTTTCTAGATTTGCTTTTTCAGAACATCTTTATCTTATTCCTTGATATTATAGCCACATGCATATCAATTAGCTTTTTACGCTCATCTATAAACTTTGCATTTCCTTTTGTACATTTAACCATGTAATTATCAATATTTTGGTATACGTCGAAAGATTTGTGGTATACTAGACCAATCCTTTCCAGAAATGTAGAGATATCATTTGAGATAGGATGATTGGTATCTGTAAGCTGTTTTTGTGCAATCAGTACTGAAGTGTACTCCTGGCTCGTTATATTCAAGGATAAGATGTAATCGTCATTTTCCAAATAGTACACTCCATATTTGCCTGCTCCAGATCTAACAAGCACTCCAGCTTGCAATAAGTCATCCTTATACCTTCTAACTGATCTTCCATCAACCCCAAGGATTTCAGCAAGATCTTTTATTTTTGTCGTACATAATAAACACATTTATCTGCATATGTTGTTTAGCCCATAATTGACAAAATCCCAGCAGGACTTCCAGCTAGGATTTTTTTAAGCACTCTATTCATTCTTCAAATATGTTATATAGATATATTATGTATTAGCCATACTAAATTTTGCGGCCATAATAATAACCTCAGACATGTTTATTGAACCATCTTTATTTAAATCATTGGCTTCAACATATTTGTTATCTCCCCTTACTGCATTAAAGGTAGATGCCAAAAGTATAACATCAGCCATATTTATAACTCTATCACCATTTAGATCGGCACTTACCAAACCTATTGGAGTAGGAGTATTTTTTATTTCTATTACTTCAATATAGTCAATATTCGGACCACCCTCAGCCGCCAATGAAGCAGCTATAATTGTATTAACCCCTTTATTTAGGAGAATACTTGTGCTGTTTATGTTCCACGTCGTCCATGACCCGGTTGGATTAAAGTCCATACTGTCAATTATTTGTGCCCCATTAACTTTAATTTCCAAGGGCCTATTACTGGCAGTACCATTTGCATATTTAAAATTAAGTCTGACATTACCGTAGGCTGGAATATTTACAGTCCATTCGATATAGCTTCCTACGACACCATCATAGTTTACATAGCCCGTACCTGAGTAACCTGCATTCTTAGTCTCAAATACCGCTTGATTGTAAGAGGCATTTTCAGCCTGATAAATTGTATATCCTGACTCATCTGCAGGTTTATGTGTTGCTGTAGGAGTTGGTGTAGGAGTTGGTGTCGAAGTTGGTGTTGCAGTAGAAACCGTAAACGGGTTCCAATTATCAGTACCCTTTAATATATTTTCCGCAGTGAATTCCAGAGCCTTGGCATCGGTTAATTGCCTTCTTGTGGAATTGACTACTGCTCCAGGGCCTGTATTTTTGTATTCGAAAAATCTGGCATTTTCAGGCAAATTACCGCTCATGGTAGTCCAGCCATTCTTATTAATATGAGCTCCCAAATAGCATGCTTTATAAACCACATAAGCATCCGGACGCCAAGGTCTTCCCAAATACGTTGAGTTTGTTGGTGCATCACTTGTTAATCTGCAGTTTACAAACAGGTATCCATAATTAGATATGTCGGTACTTGCAGCTGTTACATAACCGCCTCTTACTGTTGAAATAATTTCACAATTATCAAATACCGCTGTTGCCCCTCCAAATATGAAATCAGTATCGCCCACTATTTTACATTTAATATAGTATTGCCTGCCTCCATTTGCATATAATGTGTCCTGATTGCCTGTAAAAATACAATTTCTTATTATATTTCTGTCGCCTTGGATGTAGGCCGCTACAGCCTGTTTTCCTGTAGTATTTGTGTTTTCATCAAATGAATTTTCAAGCATAATATTTTCAAGAATAGAATTCTTGCCATAAAGATAGAATGATGCTGAACCTGATGTACCATAGATAGTTCCGTCTGGTTTTGATTTTCCAGCATAATTCCCATAGGTGATTATAGTGCCGGTATTGCTTTCTCCAATCAGATAAATATTATCTTTTCTTATAGTAACAACTTCCTCATAAGTTCCGTTTTTTACATATATAACCACCTGTTTTGTATTGGCTGATGGTACCGAATCTATGGCAGCTTGTACAGTTCTAAAATTCCCTGATTTATTTACAATGTGATAAGGGGGAGTTAACTTGAAAAAGAAATCCATATTATTTCTCTTACTAGCCTTTATGGCTTTCACTCAATGGCAATTTATAAGCTTTGCCGATGGTGCACCGAGTAACAAAAGTCAGGCTTTGTATAAGGCAATAACCGGCGGTTATGGGCATACTGCAGCATTAAAAGAAGATGGCACTGTTGTTGCATGGGGCTGGAATGGAAGCGGCCAGTGCAATATTCCGCAAGGTTTGACAAATGTTAAAGAAATCAAAGCCGGTCATTCGTTTACAGTAGTATTAAAAGAAGACGGTACTGTCACCGCATGGGGCGATAACTATTATAAACAACTTGATATCCCGAAGGGACTAATAAAAGTCAAAGCTATAGCTGCCGGTTACTACCATACCGTTGCATTAAAAGAAGACGGTACTGTTGTGACTTGGGGTTACAATTATTCTAATCAATGTACAGTTCCCGAAGGGCTTAAAGATGTTAAAGCTATTGCGGCAGGCTCCTATCATACCGTTGCATTAAAAGAAGATGGTACTGTCACCGCATGGGGTGATAATAACACTAAACAATGTGCAATTCCAGAGGGGTTAAAAAACGTAAAAGCTATTGCGGCAGGAGACTGCCATACCGTTGCACTTAAAGAAGACGGCACTGTTGCTACTTGGGGTGCAAATTTTGAAGGACAATGTAATGTGCCGGCCGGCTTAGCAAATGTTAAAGCTATTTCTGCTGGACGAGGACATATGGCAGCATTAAAAGAGGATGGTACAGTTGTCGTCTGGGGTGATAACAGTGCTGGTCAATGTAATATTCCTGATGGATTGACAAATGTTAAATCCATTGCAACCGGAGAAAGTCATACTGTAGCACTAAAGGAAGACGGCACTGTTGTTGCCTGGGGGGAAAATGGAAGAGGTCAATGTAATATTCCTAAAGGATTGACTAACGTT
Encoded proteins:
- a CDS encoding pectinesterase family protein, with translation MDFFFKLTPPYHIVNKSGNFRTVQAAIDSVPSANTKQVVIYVKNGTYEEVVTIRKDNIYLIGESNTGTIITYGNYAGKSKPDGTIYGTSGSASFYLYGKNSILENIMLENSFDENTNTTGKQAVAAYIQGDRNIIRNCIFTGNQDTLYANGGRQYYIKCKIVGDTDFIFGGATAVFDNCEIISTVRGGYVTAASTDISNYGYLFVNCRLTSDAPTNSTYLGRPWRPDAYVVYKACYLGAHINKNGWTTMSGNLPENARFFEYKNTGPGAVVNSTRRQLTDAKALEFTAENILKGTDNWNPFTVSTATPTSTPTPTPTPTATHKPADESGYTIYQAENASYNQAVFETKNAGYSGTGYVNYDGVVGSYIEWTVNIPAYGNVRLNFKYANGTASNRPLEIKVNGAQIIDSMDFNPTGSWTTWNINSTSILLNKGVNTIIAASLAAEGGPNIDYIEVIEIKNTPTPIGLVSADLNGDRVINMADVILLASTFNAVRGDNKYVEANDLNKDGSINMSEVIIMAAKFSMANT
- a CDS encoding dockerin type I domain-containing protein, which codes for MKKKSILFLLLAFMAFTQWQFISFADGAPSNKSQALYKAITGGYGHTAALKEDGTVVAWGWNGSGQCNIPQGLTNVKEIKAGHSFTVVLKEDGTVTAWGDNYYKQLDIPKGLIKVKAIAAGYYHTVALKEDGTVVTWGYNYSNQCTVPEGLKDVKAIAAGSYHTVALKEDGTVTAWGDNNTKQCAIPEGLKNVKAIAAGDCHTVALKEDGTVATWGANFEGQCNVPAGLANVKAISAGRGHMAALKEDGTVVVWGDNSAGQCNIPDGLTNVKSIATGESHTVALKEDGTVVAWGENGRGQCNIPKGLTNVKAISANSSLSAALKDDGTLITWGDNFHGQSSVPAWLTNVKSVSSGYYHTVATKEDGTIVGFGNTSFIIPYTGSSSKISGFVSPDLKDFPEKSILKEGFKAEVMGTEISSITNDYGKFETSGVPESTKGYTIRLSKPGYLAREIFVENFSASIGSIENPVLLWAGDINNDNTINMYDIMQLAKAFNTTSTDENFNSVCDFNKDNSINMADILIVTKHFNQNSKDYSDR